The following are encoded together in the Malaya genurostris strain Urasoe2022 chromosome 3, Malgen_1.1, whole genome shotgun sequence genome:
- the LOC131439064 gene encoding probable inactive tRNA-specific adenosine deaminase-like protein 3, with product MSESETPVSKKPKIIEEEITLTEIKSILSDEFYESVQLADVYVGNVGDSRHISKLVPELNRCLPIPRLHHLKRVDRDGMIILAEFDHLQELLKLKPRSETPAEVNDLAKDETYDAYVGCCLARYFRQQNVNELLVDNLCRVIVRRQVARYPPKLRWQYENANPYWPCKFHPNKESESLYMNTIFNSSEKSYHLRIMNACLYLMKRFENKPFGICVNPQLNRVAAIGVGKSEEHPIMHCPMVLIDNVAVSQNGGAWRARYRSSLPAEGDWNLDGVDSEYMRLLNDKFFDIKFGAQPVKESTTYIDDDISQHADNLTKYGPYLCTGYDAYLTHEPCIMCAMALTHSRIKRVFYHLQSEKGALGSITKMHCVKDLNHHYLVFKIS from the coding sequence ATGAGTGAATCGGagacaccagtgtcaaaaaagcCTAAGATAATCGAAGAGGAGATCACTTTGACCGAAATAAAGTCCATCTTATCGGACGAGTTTTATGAATCAGTTCAATTAGCAGACGTTTATGTTGGTAACGTTGGCGACTCTCGACACATATCCAAACTAGTTCCAGAACTGAACCGTTGCCTGCCGATTCCGAGGTTGCATCATTTGAAACGGGTTGATCGTGATGGAATGATTATTCTCGCAGAATTTGACCACTTACAAGAACTGCTGAAGCTCAAACCGCGTTCGGAGACGCCTGCTGAAGTCAATGATCTCGCGAAGGATGAAACCTACGACGCTTATGTTGGTTGTTGTCTGGCCAGATATTTTAGGCAACAAAATGTTAATGAACTGTTAGTGGATAATCTTTGCCGTGTTATCGTTAGACGGCAAGTTGCACGATATCCGCCTAAGTTAAGATGGCAATACGAGAATGCCAATCCATATTGGCCTTGTAAGTTTCATCCCAACAAAGAATCAGAGAGCTTATACATGAACACCATTTTCAACAGCTCCGAAAAATCCTATCACTTGCGGATAATGAATGCATGTTTGTATCTAATGAAAAGGTTTGAAAATAAACCATTCGGCATATGTGTTAATCCGCAGCTCAATCGAGTCGCTGCTATCGGTGTTGGTAAAAGTGAAGAACATCCGATAATGCACTGTCCGATGGTGTTAATTGATAATGTGGCGGTTTCGCAAAATGGAGGCGCATGGCGAGCACGTTATCGAAGTTCTTTACCGGCCGAAGGTGATTGGAATCTTGATGGTGTTGACTCTGAGTACATGCGACTGTTGAACGATAAGTTCTTTGATATCAAATTTGGTGCGCAACCTGTGAAAGAATCAACCACATACATTGATGACGATATTTCCCAACACGCAGACAATTTAACCAAGTACGGGCCTTATCTCTGTACAGGGTATGATGCATATTTGACACACGAACCCTGCATTATGTGTGCTATGGCTCTGACGCACAGCCGAATAAAACGTGTTTTTTATCACCTTCAATCAGAGAAAGGAGCTTTAGGATCCATTACTAAAATGCACTGTGTAAAAGATCTTAACCAccattatttagtttttaaaatttcatga